The nucleotide window TGCGAGACGAGAGAGAAGCTTCGAGAGAGCATCACGAAGCTCTTCGATCACCCGCGTTACGAAGCGCCTTTCAGGCGAGGGGACAAATACTTTTACTTCCACAACACCGGGCTTCAAGCCCAAAACGTCCTCTACGTGCAGGTTCGTGACCTGTAATTTGAATTATGAGACCTCTATTCGCTTGGTTTTGTCTATGACTATTCACCCCCCGCGCGTCCTATTCAGGATAGCTTGGATGGAAAACCTGAGGTTTTGCTGGATCCAAATACGCTTAGTGAAGATGGAACTGTCTCTTTGAACACGCTTTCAGTCAGTGAAGACGCCAAGTACTTGGCTTACGGGCTTAGTACTAGTGGTAGCGATTGGGTGACGATCAAATTAACGCGGGTGGAGGACAAAAAGGTTGAAGCTGATACTTTATCATGGGTGAGTATCTTATTGCATCttattcatccaaaaaaaaaagaaaagaaaaaggtacaGAAAATGCTTTTTTTAGTAAGACTGATGAAAGACGTTATATATGTTGTAATTCAGGTTAAGTTTTCGTCTATTAATTGGACTCATGACAGTAAAGGGTTTTTCTACAGTCGATATCCTGCTCCCAAGTAAGTGATCATCATCGGATTCTTACGTTTCAGCAAAGTATCAAATTTGGATTCTGACACGTGCCCCTCGGATGATCGTGGGTGTTAGAAATTGCATGTACTGATTCTAAGAATTTGGCAAGAATCTGGAGAGAAAAATACTTGGGGAAGTTAAAGTGGATATTGAAACTGCAAAAAATCCAGTTTTACCAGAATTTTAGCGGACAAAAGAAGCAACAAATAGAATATTATCATTTATGAACCAGAATTATGgtacttaacaaaaaaaaaaaaaaaaaaaggaaccagAATTATGGTATAgaatacccataaaaaaaattatggtattGCAAAATAAGTTTGGGAAGGACTAATTGGATTTAGTACATTATTTTTGCGATCTCATAGCTTGTTATGTTTAATCCAAAATAAGTAGTGTTTCTCTGTAGAGAGGGAGAAGGTATAGATGCTGGAACGGAGACCAATTCTAATCTTTACCATGAGCTATACTATCATTTCTTGGGTACGGATCAATCCGAAGATATTTTATGCTGGAGAGATTCTGAAAACCCTAAATACTTGTTTGGAGCTGATGTTACAGATGATGGGAAGGTAATCTCTCGTTTCATGGTATTTTTGGTTATACCACAGTAGTGGCCACTGTCTTGTGCTGTTGTTAATCTAAGTGCATGATTCTTAACGCTCTTTTTTAATGGATCCAGCTTGTTTtcaatgattttattctttataatctTTCTACTTAAAACATTCTCTTCAGTTGAGTAAAATTAGGATCCATGTATATTGTGCTTATGTGCATGTTATGTGCATTCACGAGCTTGAGTACCTAAACAATGACTATGAGCTATTCTACTCAGCAGCCCTACTCCACACATCTGTTgaggaaaaacaataaaaagataaaaaataaaagcaggtGTCAGTAGGGCTgttgagtagaatttttcctaaacaacttatcaaaaagaaattttCCTAAACAATATGGTCtagataagaatgaaaatgattttttttttggtttaaaaatgGGTTTCCATCGAGCTGACTCCACCTTGATGTTATTGTGCAGTATGTTCTTTTGCACATTGAGGAGGGTTGTGACCCTGTCAACAAGTTTTATTACTGTGACTTGTCTGCACTTCCTAATGGGCTTGCTGGGATGAAGGGGAAAAATGATCTACTCCCATTTATTAAGCTTATTGATGAATTTGACGCACAGTATGCTGCCATTGCAAATGATGACACTCTATTTACCTTTCATACAAATAAAGATGCTCCAAAGTATAAGTTAGTCCGAGTTGATCTTAAGGAACCAACTGTTTGGACTGATGTTATCCAAGAGGCCAAAAATGATGTACTTGAATCGGCTTGTGCTGTTAATGGTAACCAGATGATTGTTAGTTACCTGAGTGATGTCAAGTATGTTCTGCAGATAAGGGACTTGAAATCAGGTTCCTTGCTACATCAATTACCCATTGATATTGGGACAGTTTTAGGGATTTCTGCGAGGCGTGAAGACAATGTTGTTTTTATTGGGTTCACTAGCTTTCTTACACCTGGTATTGTTTATCAGTGTAATCTAGGAACTGAGATTCCTGAGATGAAGATATTTCGTGAAATTGTTGTTCCTGGGTTTGATCGCTCAGGGTTCCATGTCAATCAGGTATCTTGTTACCTTGTTGATACGCTAGTTACTCTAATTTGCTGCTTCTTTTTCCACCTTGCCAAGCTGTATTTTGATGTTCATCTTACTTGATTGGGTTTTCTCATATCCAGGTTTTTGTGCCCAGTAAGGATGGTACCAAGATACCGATGTTCATTGTGGCAAGAAAGAATATTCTTTTGGATGGATCACACCCATGTTTGTTATATGGTTATGGTGGATTTAACATTAGTCTCACACCATCATTTAGTGTTAGTCGAATTGTGCTCACAAGGCATCTAGGTGTTGTTTTTTGCATAGCTAACATTCGTGGTGGTGGAGAATATGGAGAGGAATGGCATAAAGCAGGCGCACTTGCAAGAAAGCAGAATTGCTTTGATGATTTCATTTCTGCTGCTGAATACCTTACATCTGCTGGTTATACCCAGCCCAAGAAGTTGTGTATTGAAGGTGGAAGCAATGGTGGACTTCTTATTGGGGCTTGCATAAATCAGGTATTGCTGTATTAGAGGGCCATTTTCTTGATCGTATTCTAGGTTCTATCTCcattataatcattttgaatGCTTAGAATAATTACTTTTGTGGGTTTTGGCAGAGACCGGATCTTTTTGGTTGTGCTTTGGCTCATGTTGGTGTTATGGACATGCTGCGATTCCATAAGTTTACCATAGGTTGGTCTAAATTCGTGGATCCACTAATTAAAAGTTTTGAGTCAATGTATTGAATTAGATTGCTTTCTAGGCCATGCATGGACTTCTGATTATGGCTGTTCAGACAAGGAGGAAGAGTTCCATTGGCTAATCAAGTGAGTAAAGTTTATCTTATATCAAATATCTGATAGCAATCTTCTCATCTTTCATTTGTAATTTATACTACATTACATAAGATTCTAAGAAACTAAAAAACTTCTGAATTTTCTCTATGTTGTGGTTTGAACTTGAGATTGATTTATTCACCCTATTTtgtatttgtgatatttttgctTGTTTTAACCTCATAGTTCTAGCATTATCCgtattgatttttctttcccGATTCATTGGCCTAGTATCTAATTTACCTTGTTTAGATGTTATTTGCCATGAATATTTATGTTCGCTGAAGCTCagataatattctttttacaagtaaaagtaaaacttttttgatagtagaaggcatagcccaagcacCAATTTAAGGATACATGGTGTATGTTTACAGTAAAAAATGGTAACTAGAGATAAGAATActcattgtttaaaaaataataatatattgaacCTTAACAAGGAAGAGTGTTAAAGAAAATtccaaggaaaatgaagaaaagtcttgcttataaaagataaagtagaagagaataaagaaaagattgaAGGAGAAATAAAggagaatataaaaatattacatgcATTGAGTCCTATTTTTGAGGGTGTgttcgtgcgtgcgtgtgtAATATTTGGCCTCTACATAACTTTTTGGGctacttatcaagaaaaaaagagagctcTGTAGGCcaaactttttagtttttaagaaaatttcaatttttatttatttattaagatttgGGGTTAGGTTATGAATTTTAACATGAAGCTAAATGtattcattttgattttttttatgggattcTTTGCATGTTGCTCACAGGTGATGTTATTGTTTTTAGGTATTCTCCACTGCATAATGTGAGGAGACATTGGGAAGAGCACCCAGATCAAACCTGCCAGTACCCATCCACAATGTTGTTGACTGCCGATCATGATGATAGGGTTGTGCCATTGCACTCATTGAAGTTATTGGCGGTTAGTCTTTTTATCTTTAGCACTCATTGAAGTTATTAGTCATTGCATATTCGCACTGCATGCCTGTATTTCGTTCTCTTTTCCTCTTTAGAAAATCCTTTCTATTCATTATCAGACTATGCAATACATTCTTTGCACGAGCTTGAAGAACAGCCCCCAGACCAATCCTATTATTGGTCGCATTGAGTGCAAGGCAGGGCATGGAGCTGGACGTCCTACACAGAAATTggtaatcattttttttctaagcgaAATAAGTTACCATTTaactatatacatacatatatatatatatagatatatattctcttttctAAAATAGTTCTATTTTATTCTCTGATTGTTTATTGGTCATTGGCTCTCATTCTCAGATCGATGAAGCTGCTGATCGGTATGGTTTTATGGCCAAGATGTTGGATGCTACATGGATTGACTAGGTGAATGTATGGATTGACCGAATGCATCATGCATTTGGGAGATTTAATGGGAGGTTGGATCCAAAACGTattatttttgcctttttttaaagaattacaACCACAACAAAGAAACCTTCCCTCCCATACGCAATACTCTTGTTTGAAAGTTCCAATTATGATTATCTGCATTTGTCTATACTTGCTTTCGGCCATAATTTAACTGATTTTTAAGTATttcttgttattattattttttgttctttccacTTCCTAGTCATTTAATATCgagtacataatataaaatgCAAATATTATTGATTAGATGGTAAGCGACACAGAgtgatataaaatgattttcggtAAACGTGCGTTCTTCACATTCTATGTCATTGCAATTAGACTGTCCATCAAAGCACGTAGAATGAAGGAGGTTGGCTCATGTTAATGCTTTGATTCCCGAGTCCTGCTTCAAATGTGAAAGCAATGTGTGTACTCACACCGCTAATTTGGGCAATTActtgaagacaaaaaaaaaaaaaaactactttcatGCTACCCTACAACTCATATGAGGATCTGAGACACCAGGGGTTGCAGGAGCTGTTCTGGCGTACCAAGGCGGCGGAgagtagggctgcaacccgaacAAAAACAATCGGGTTTATACCAGATCCGATCTGACCCGAAACGGCATCATTCTAGTATAATCCCGATCCGATCCGATCCGACCCGATCAAAATAAAATCGGGTCGAACCCATATGACCTGACTAGGTCTTGCACTGTGGAAGAGGAGAAGATGGGAGGACTTGATGGAAGCATCTGAAGATGAATCCAAGGGACCAGATGAACCTCtggttatttttctttaaagagcAGATGCTTTAGCTTGAACCTAATTTCATAATGATCAACCTCCCATATCTATTGAAACATATAAACTTATATTGGATCTTAGGAAACACTGAGATCTTGCCATTGAACTTGTTCACTGCACTGCCAGAGACCGTCCCCACCTGAAGTCATTTTCATACATGGGGAATCTCGGGTAACTCCCCATCGTCATCGATGCACCGTCGGAGTTCCCCAATGAGAACAACCTCGGCTCACTCTCCCAATCTGTTACTCCCTGACGGACCATGGAGTCATCGTGTACAACTACGTTCCGGTGCAGAAGATTGGCGCACCTCACAGATCCCGGAACAGAAGCTTGCCGGCCGCAGCACCAAACAATCTCCACCAGCCAAGCGTAGCCATTATCTCACTTTACAAATCTCTATCCACAGTTCAGTAAAGGCCTCGAATAACCATGTGgatttatatacatatagaaaCCAAAAGCTTCTTCCCAGACCAACGATCTCGACGATGATGAGAAACGCATGAGGTACAAAGACGTCTTGGTGGAATCGGCGAAACAAGCTCAATGTGTTGGCAAAGGCACGAAAAGAACGAAATGCAAAAAATGCAGATGggttgaaataaaaatgcaaaccCGTTAACTAGTTGGGCTGGAGACCCGATCATACAATAACCGGACAAAATCGGTTCGGGTCGAGTCGATTTAAGTGGGCCCATCGGATTAACGGATCGTTTGCACAGCCCTAGCAAAGAGAACATGCTCTGCTTCATGGTAGAtatatccttttctttttcggTTGGGGCGGGGGGGGAGAGCTTGGTCAGGACGCAAAACTCagaatttgagttttgagacGAGAAGTGTGATAGGAGTTTGCATGGGACACGACACGAGTCAGTTCTTCATTGCGAGTAGCGCGCAAGTCCCAGTTATTAGAGCCTGTGTACCTGCCTCAAACGTCACAAGAAACGTCCAGTGCACATTCTcaacagaatgccaaaactAAATTTGCTAATAAGGAATGTTGTAGAATCTTCTAGACTATTCTTCTGTAACTGCTCTCATCTTCTATAAATGTTGAATAGCACTAAGTGCTACTGTATTAAGGATTGAGTTGCAATACCAGAAATGcatttataaattacaaaatctcATTGATGCATTTCATCAAACAGGTCCTCTAGACTCTTCTCTTAGCTTGTTTcctcatggtatcaagagcccgGTAGGGCTAACGCCTACACTTTCTTCTCTAATCATCATGGCAACACCCAAACCCACTTCCCCGAATCCCTCTATCACCACTTATGCCGCTTATCTCATCGCCATAAAATTATTTACAGATAATTATCTATTATGGCAAGCCAAAATTGTCCATTTCCTTCACGGCAACCAACTCTTTGGGTAGTTGACAGCACCATACCCATGCTTCCCACCACCATCGACGACTCTCCTAACCCAGAATATACCTCTTGGCTCCTTCAAGATTAACTAATCATATCTGTGATTTACTCCTCCCTCACCGATACAGTCCTCTCCCATGTTCTTGATTGCTCAACTTCCCGTCAAATTTGGCAAACACTCCATAGCCTTTACTCTGCCCAGACTACCGTCCATCTCATGCTCACAAAATTCCAACTTGCAACTTTCAAAAAAGGCTCCGACTCCATCTCTGTCTATTTTCACAAAGCCAAGGCTTTGTCTGCATCTCTCAATGCCACAAGCCATCCCCTTCCCGATTCTGAATTCATCATCTACCTTTTAATCAGATTAGGGTTTGATTTTGAGTCAGTAGTGTCCTCGATCACTACTCGTCCCGATCCTCTCTTCATCTCTTAGATttacagtttttgtttttgtgaatcACAAGTCGTGTCTTGCTCATCAAACACAATCTCTTCTCTCAGCCAATTCCTCCACTGCTAACTCCACCATTACACGTCCATTTACTCCACCTAATCGAGGCCGAGCTCGTGGCTTTCGGAGAGGATTGGGTAGTCGTAACTTCACTCCGCACCCCTTTAATTTCTATTCCTCTTCCCAGACCAATTGACCCACCTGCCAGCTTTATAATCGAATTGGTCACACGGTTATGTCATGTTATCATAGGTTTGATCATGAATATTAGTCCCCTCCTCCCCTATCTCTCATCTAATTTCACTAATTTCCCGAATACCTCATCTCCCTCTGCTGGTTGGTTCCCAAATACTGCTACCTCTACCCACTTCACATctgatttttctaaacttaattTGGAGTCTACACCAATGTTTTAAAAATCGTTTCGTACTGACCGGTAAGGCTGGTATTTGCCGTACCGGCCATTGGGCCAGTACAGGTATTACCTGTATTTCGTACCGATcgaaataccggccggtaccggccgtttcggcatGTACCGGCCTGTGTTTcggccttcaattttttttttaaattttttcaaactacaagctcattttttgacccacaattcagattagactatttataatttatatatatgtatttatatataatttatttatatatagactattattttggaatataattttgaaatataatttatttatatatcgactatcccgaaatgttatctcgaaacgctatcccgaaacggtaccggtaccgaaatatttcgtttcaatgCCTTAACCGGTacagcgtccggtacggtattcaaaacattggtctaCACCCTATCAGGGGCTTGATCAAGTGATCATTGGCGATGAATTATCTCTCGCTATTCAAAACTTTGGCTTTGGATTACTTCCAACACCTTCTGGCAATTTTATTCTCCGCCAATTactcaatttttctttaatttctcgAAATTTATTATCTGTTAGACAATTTCGtttgaataattttgttttctttgaatttaactaatctaatttttttgtgaaggatttaCATTCCTATGAGGTACTTCTTTAG belongs to Juglans regia cultivar Chandler chromosome 8, Walnut 2.0, whole genome shotgun sequence and includes:
- the LOC109018893 gene encoding prolyl endopeptidase-like encodes the protein MGSIGALEEHLQYPIARRDESVVDDYHGVKVSDPYRWLEDPDAEEVKEFVQKQVKLTESLLEKCETREKLRESITKLFDHPRYEAPFRRGDKYFYFHNTGLQAQNVLYVQDSLDGKPEVLLDPNTLSEDGTVSLNTLSVSEDAKYLAYGLSTSGSDWVTIKLTRVEDKKVEADTLSWVKFSSINWTHDSKGFFYSRYPAPKEGEGIDAGTETNSNLYHELYYHFLGTDQSEDILCWRDSENPKYLFGADVTDDGKYVLLHIEEGCDPVNKFYYCDLSALPNGLAGMKGKNDLLPFIKLIDEFDAQYAAIANDDTLFTFHTNKDAPKYKLVRVDLKEPTVWTDVIQEAKNDVLESACAVNGNQMIVSYLSDVKYVLQIRDLKSGSLLHQLPIDIGTVLGISARREDNVVFIGFTSFLTPGIVYQCNLGTEIPEMKIFREIVVPGFDRSGFHVNQVFVPSKDGTKIPMFIVARKNILLDGSHPCLLYGYGGFNISLTPSFSVSRIVLTRHLGVVFCIANIRGGGEYGEEWHKAGALARKQNCFDDFISAAEYLTSAGYTQPKKLCIEGGSNGGLLIGACINQRPDLFGCALAHVGVMDMLRFHKFTIGHAWTSDYGCSDKEEEFHWLIKYSPLHNVRRHWEEHPDQTCQYPSTMLLTADHDDRVVPLHSLKLLATMQYILCTSLKNSPQTNPIIGRIECKAGHGAGRPTQKLIDEAADRYGFMAKMLDATWID